In Gimesia benthica, a single window of DNA contains:
- a CDS encoding creatininase family protein, translating into MSAEPAMRPWILAETNYAHVKECSYEVAVLPMGATEPHNLHLPYGTDTFEAEAIGSRVCEAAWQRGAKVVMLPPIPYGTETNQSAFPLSMNVNPSTLGQIISDLVASLANHGVEKLLILNSHGGNDFKPLLRELHGTTPVQIFLADWFRGTTADVKPQIFENPDDHAGEMETSLALAFFPHLVVRDPESGALLADEGATNPTRFTAVNSGWVSITRPWHLLTTNTGSGNPHQASAEKGEKLMQILVERLSEFLVELSEAELDEQFPF; encoded by the coding sequence GTGTCTGCAGAACCTGCGATGCGTCCCTGGATCTTAGCCGAAACCAACTATGCGCATGTCAAAGAATGTTCCTATGAAGTAGCGGTGCTGCCGATGGGGGCAACTGAACCACATAATCTGCATCTGCCCTACGGGACTGATACGTTCGAAGCCGAAGCCATCGGCTCACGTGTCTGTGAAGCGGCATGGCAGCGGGGAGCAAAGGTCGTGATGCTGCCCCCCATCCCTTACGGCACCGAGACGAACCAGAGTGCGTTTCCGTTATCCATGAATGTGAATCCTTCCACACTGGGACAGATCATTTCTGATCTAGTCGCTTCCCTCGCGAATCATGGTGTAGAGAAGCTGCTGATTTTGAACAGCCACGGGGGGAACGATTTCAAACCACTGTTGCGGGAACTGCATGGCACCACGCCGGTCCAGATCTTTCTGGCTGACTGGTTTCGCGGGACCACCGCTGATGTGAAGCCACAGATCTTTGAGAATCCCGATGATCACGCCGGGGAGATGGAAACCTCGCTCGCTCTGGCATTTTTCCCTCATCTGGTCGTCCGGGATCCTGAGTCCGGTGCGCTGCTCGCAGACGAAGGGGCCACGAATCCGACCCGCTTTACTGCCGTCAATTCAGGCTGGGTGAGTATTACGCGTCCCTGGCATCTGTTAACCACCAATACGGGATCCGGAAATCCACATCAGGCATCTGCTGAAAAAGGGGAAAAGCTGATGCAGATTCTGGTGGAGCGATTGTCCGAGTTTCTGGTCGAACTCTCCGAGGCGGAACTGGATGAGCAATTTCCGTTTTAG
- a CDS encoding CRTAC1 family protein — protein MSNFRFRRNTASRLLQRMRWTVCLLSCLSIGDPVLLSAEESADKIQLKDVTDAVQLSFQHRSPLTVTRHLHLMMGSGVGWFDYDNDGFPDLFCAQGEEWQSALRKKQVADLDWSHRMFRNVEGRAFHDITRASGLTGFGYGMGMAVGDFNHDGFEDLYVSVFGRNQLYANNGDGTFTDISQAAHVDHPGYGASCTWVDLNGDGLLDLYIANYLEIDREHYPLCSRRVDNSRVYFVCHPRYVPGEYDVVYRNLGNGKFLDVSQQSGLHSEPARQGLGVFAADYDLDGDQDIYVANDSVANQLWINDGRGNFTDQALIAGLAFNREGDREAGMGLAGADYNGDGTLDLFVTNYFGETNTLYRNEGALFFLDVTDETGLAAPSRVRLGFGTSFVDLNNDGWDDLFVANGHVHDRLAQLGKSEPFEQEPQLFRNESGTRFREISNSAGPFFETRRVGRGSATADFNRDGLADLAVSHLNQKVVLLQNQTRTTGQSIALKLIGTEANRSAIGAVVEITAGKRKLMRLRKGSSSYLSADESEILMGLGEQHDAVTVKVIWPGGKSEIWTGFKAGQHYTLIEGNSDSQKSTPSQSEE, from the coding sequence ATGAGCAATTTCCGTTTTAGACGAAATACAGCTTCCCGTCTGTTGCAGCGGATGAGATGGACGGTCTGTCTGCTCAGCTGCCTGTCGATTGGCGATCCGGTTCTGCTTTCCGCTGAGGAATCGGCGGACAAAATACAGCTCAAGGATGTGACCGACGCTGTGCAGCTTTCATTTCAGCATCGCTCACCGCTGACCGTCACCCGGCATCTGCACCTGATGATGGGATCCGGGGTTGGCTGGTTCGACTATGACAACGATGGCTTTCCCGACCTGTTCTGTGCCCAGGGAGAAGAATGGCAATCTGCACTGCGTAAGAAACAGGTTGCAGACCTGGACTGGTCACATCGCATGTTTCGGAATGTGGAAGGGCGTGCGTTTCATGACATCACCCGGGCCTCGGGGCTGACCGGCTTCGGTTACGGAATGGGCATGGCTGTTGGCGACTTTAATCACGATGGTTTTGAGGATCTGTATGTCAGTGTCTTTGGTCGCAATCAATTGTATGCGAACAATGGTGACGGAACCTTTACCGATATTTCACAGGCGGCCCACGTTGATCATCCCGGTTACGGTGCCAGCTGTACCTGGGTAGATCTCAATGGCGACGGGCTGCTGGATTTGTATATCGCTAACTATCTCGAGATCGATCGGGAACACTATCCTCTCTGCAGCCGTCGAGTTGATAACTCGCGGGTTTATTTCGTCTGTCATCCGCGTTATGTACCCGGCGAATATGATGTGGTCTATCGTAATCTGGGTAACGGTAAATTCCTGGATGTCTCCCAGCAGTCAGGCCTGCATAGCGAGCCTGCCCGACAGGGACTGGGAGTCTTTGCTGCAGACTACGATCTGGATGGCGACCAGGATATTTACGTGGCGAATGACTCCGTGGCGAATCAGCTCTGGATCAATGATGGTCGAGGGAACTTCACCGATCAGGCATTGATCGCGGGGCTGGCCTTCAATCGGGAAGGGGACCGTGAAGCGGGCATGGGGTTGGCCGGTGCTGATTATAACGGGGATGGCACCCTGGATTTATTCGTGACTAACTACTTCGGCGAAACTAATACGCTTTATCGCAACGAAGGTGCCCTGTTTTTTCTGGATGTCACCGACGAGACTGGACTGGCGGCACCGAGTCGGGTCCGTCTGGGGTTTGGAACTTCGTTTGTCGATCTGAATAACGATGGTTGGGACGATCTGTTTGTCGCCAACGGACATGTGCATGATCGGCTGGCCCAACTGGGTAAAAGTGAGCCGTTTGAACAGGAACCGCAGCTCTTCAGAAATGAATCCGGAACCCGCTTTCGTGAGATCTCTAACTCTGCAGGGCCTTTCTTTGAGACCAGACGGGTCGGACGCGGGAGTGCCACTGCTGATTTTAATCGGGATGGACTGGCTGATCTGGCTGTCTCTCATTTGAATCAAAAGGTGGTCCTGCTGCAGAATCAAACCCGGACCACCGGTCAGAGCATCGCCTTGAAACTGATTGGAACCGAGGCGAACCGCAGTGCGATCGGGGCTGTTGTGGAAATCACTGCCGGGAAGAGGAAACTGATGCGGTTACGAAAGGGGAGCAGCAGCTATCTGTCGGCTGATGAGTCTGAAATACTGATGGGATTGGGTGAGCAGCATGATGCTGTTACGGTGAAAGTTATCTGGCCCGGAGGGAAATCGGAGATCTGGACTGGATTCAAGGCGGGGCAGCACTATACATTAATAGAAGGTAACAGCGACTCACAGAAATCGACCCCCAGCCAGTCTGAAGAATGA
- a CDS encoding tetratricopeptide repeat protein: MNTPFEPEQPFRTLNPPQKKLWSSGAIVAIFGCGVLVLFLWLGRSESTSSAPEQDSQSSVQQKSDKDRQKELIAYLQDHPQDEFAHYQLGELIRHRAPFQALENFSHVTSRHPHYFEAVAAIAEIALEQDLPERAKPALQTLVREYPEQIQYQKALARIYQQEGRYRRALRYARRCVELEPGNAENQLLLAEILKKAGRTSEMLVPLKEALYLQPDSFPAHLSLAYASLYTGDLETAKREARWCLEQEPESITALRYLATIDRNQGQIESAFQHIDQALQIEPQDFDSLLIKADLLLYQRQGEAAYIMLKPLYENHQTDRHYISALARAAGLTGKRAEALELQKRNQELIKEDDLRPSSLQSDTVEKKQAQHN; this comes from the coding sequence ATGAACACTCCGTTTGAACCGGAACAACCCTTTCGCACTTTGAATCCCCCCCAGAAAAAACTCTGGTCGAGTGGGGCCATCGTGGCAATATTCGGCTGCGGTGTACTGGTGCTGTTCCTCTGGCTGGGACGAAGTGAATCGACGTCATCTGCCCCAGAGCAAGACTCACAATCGTCGGTACAACAGAAGTCAGATAAAGACCGGCAAAAAGAATTAATCGCTTATCTGCAGGATCATCCACAGGATGAGTTCGCCCATTATCAGCTCGGTGAACTGATACGGCACCGTGCCCCTTTTCAGGCTCTGGAAAATTTCTCGCATGTTACTTCCCGGCACCCGCACTACTTTGAGGCGGTGGCAGCGATCGCGGAAATCGCCTTGGAGCAGGATCTCCCCGAACGTGCGAAGCCGGCATTGCAGACGCTGGTACGGGAGTATCCGGAGCAGATTCAGTACCAGAAGGCCCTGGCACGCATCTATCAGCAGGAAGGGCGTTATCGACGTGCGCTCCGCTATGCTCGACGTTGCGTAGAACTGGAGCCTGGTAACGCAGAGAATCAGCTGTTGCTGGCAGAGATTCTCAAAAAAGCAGGGCGGACCAGTGAAATGCTCGTGCCCCTCAAGGAAGCCCTCTATCTCCAGCCTGATTCCTTTCCGGCTCATTTGAGTCTGGCTTACGCGTCTCTGTATACGGGAGACCTGGAAACCGCTAAAAGGGAAGCCCGCTGGTGTCTGGAGCAGGAACCTGAATCGATCACTGCCCTGCGCTATCTGGCGACCATCGACCGTAACCAGGGGCAGATCGAGTCTGCGTTCCAGCATATCGATCAGGCACTACAGATTGAACCTCAGGACTTTGACAGCCTGCTCATCAAGGCAGACTTGCTTCTCTACCAGCGTCAGGGAGAGGCGGCGTACATAATGCTCAAACCACTCTATGAAAATCACCAGACCGATCGTCACTATATTTCGGCTCTGGCCCGGGCAGCCGGTCTGACCGGGAAGCGTGCTGAAGCCCTGGAGCTGCAGAAACGGAATCAGGAATTGATCAAGGAAGACGATCTCCGCCCCTCATCGCTACAGAGCGACACCGTAGAAAAGAAGCAGGCTCAGCATAACTGA
- a CDS encoding Hsp20/alpha crystallin family protein, translating to MSQPHEHDEPRSLSHPEQFVFTPPIDIYETDEGLVLYADLPGVSVGSLELQVQDNKLTLLGKVEPQIPEGARPIHKEYEVGNYLRSFILSGEIVHSEIEAKLTNGVLRIFLPKAPKVEPRRIQVNTG from the coding sequence ATGAGTCAACCACACGAACATGATGAACCGCGTTCTCTGTCGCATCCAGAGCAGTTTGTATTTACTCCGCCGATTGATATTTACGAAACCGATGAAGGGCTGGTGCTCTACGCGGACCTGCCGGGCGTCTCCGTCGGATCACTGGAACTGCAGGTGCAAGACAACAAACTGACATTGCTGGGTAAGGTCGAACCTCAGATCCCCGAAGGCGCGCGTCCGATTCATAAAGAATACGAAGTCGGAAATTATCTCCGTTCATTTATTCTCAGCGGAGAGATCGTGCACAGCGAGATTGAAGCAAAGTTGACCAACGGGGTTTTGCGAATCTTTCTGCCGAAAGCCCCCAAAGTAGAACCGCGACGGATTCAGGTCAACACAGGCTGA
- a CDS encoding Hsp20/alpha crystallin family protein, with protein sequence MPIFRWDQSWNPLRDLEREVDRLIQGVEFSVQGIRMPRQYPAVNIFELEHEFLITAELPGMQVEDLELTIANSVLTLKGHRNSPVSENEAIPEERFRRRERTFGEWQRSISIPDRISDEHLSAEFNDGVLKIHLPKLEEESPRQIPVSSGE encoded by the coding sequence ATGCCGATTTTTCGCTGGGATCAATCCTGGAACCCGTTGCGGGACCTGGAACGTGAAGTTGATCGACTGATTCAGGGAGTTGAATTCTCAGTTCAGGGGATTCGTATGCCCCGCCAGTATCCGGCTGTGAATATATTTGAACTGGAGCACGAGTTTCTAATCACTGCAGAGCTCCCGGGCATGCAGGTGGAAGACTTGGAGTTGACGATTGCCAACAGCGTGCTGACGCTCAAAGGGCATCGCAATTCCCCCGTCTCTGAGAACGAAGCCATTCCGGAAGAACGTTTTCGACGTCGAGAACGGACCTTCGGCGAGTGGCAACGCTCGATCAGTATTCCGGATCGGATTTCGGACGAACATCTCTCTGCTGAGTTCAATGACGGTGTGCTGAAGATCCATCTTCCCAAGCTGGAAGAGGAAAGTCCCCGTCAGATTCCGGTCAGCTCAGGAGAATAG
- a CDS encoding MFS transporter: protein MTDTETETLSLEKTDFALKMRLIVMMFLQYFVQGCYLPIITLYLIDALGFSAFQIGVFGAALAVGPLLAPFVFGQIVDRHYATERVLAFCHLSGGVIMLALFLQQSYWPVVILGVLYSILYVPTMMLTNSLSFQHLKDSDREFPLIRLWGTIGFVVPAWLAEGLFLRGLSGDALNTGRGIVLAMAGVAGLLMAAYCLSLPHTPPVSKDKKDLAPGKVLKMLKYRHFLVLVLVAFIISIVHKFYFQWNSPFLKNVLVMGDVTGAWEQRISSIGQVFEVLVMAVLGFALKKFGFKLVMLVGLLSYLVRSLIFAYASTLSDAFPLAMALTCLGQAMHGLCFGCFLAAAYIYVDKVCPLDARGSMQTFFGTFVFGLGMFAGGFISGSIGDYFTSPEKETLVRTAWNIESQTGIQAFTQKNLEGHPIDLLRDWPGIWLSSAAIALLATLLFWFLFPRLDTSQRMDPDEDQS from the coding sequence ATGACAGATACCGAGACAGAGACGCTTTCACTGGAAAAGACTGATTTCGCACTGAAAATGCGGCTGATTGTGATGATGTTCCTGCAATACTTTGTGCAGGGCTGCTATCTGCCTATCATCACGCTCTACCTGATTGATGCCCTAGGCTTCTCCGCATTTCAGATCGGCGTATTCGGGGCGGCACTTGCCGTAGGTCCCCTGCTCGCCCCGTTTGTGTTCGGTCAGATCGTCGACCGCCATTATGCGACAGAGCGCGTGCTCGCGTTCTGCCATTTATCGGGTGGCGTGATCATGCTGGCTCTGTTTCTTCAACAGAGTTACTGGCCGGTCGTGATTCTGGGCGTGCTGTATTCGATTCTGTATGTCCCTACCATGATGCTCACGAATTCCCTTTCGTTTCAGCATCTGAAAGACAGTGACCGCGAATTCCCCTTGATCCGTCTGTGGGGAACCATCGGATTTGTGGTCCCCGCCTGGCTGGCAGAGGGACTCTTTTTACGCGGACTATCAGGTGACGCGTTGAATACGGGTCGCGGTATTGTGCTGGCGATGGCGGGGGTGGCTGGTCTTTTGATGGCAGCCTACTGTTTATCGCTCCCGCATACGCCGCCGGTGAGTAAAGATAAGAAGGACCTGGCCCCCGGTAAGGTGCTGAAGATGCTGAAATACCGGCACTTTTTGGTGCTGGTGCTGGTCGCCTTTATTATTTCGATCGTGCATAAGTTCTACTTCCAGTGGAACAGCCCGTTTCTGAAAAACGTCCTCGTCATGGGAGACGTCACAGGCGCCTGGGAGCAGCGAATCAGTTCGATTGGACAGGTGTTTGAAGTGCTCGTGATGGCGGTCCTTGGATTCGCCCTCAAGAAATTCGGGTTCAAACTGGTTATGCTGGTCGGTCTGCTCTCCTACCTGGTTCGCAGCCTGATCTTTGCTTACGCCTCCACATTGAGTGATGCGTTTCCGCTGGCGATGGCGTTGACCTGTCTGGGCCAGGCGATGCATGGTCTCTGTTTTGGATGCTTCCTGGCGGCTGCTTACATCTATGTCGACAAGGTCTGCCCGCTGGATGCACGCGGGAGTATGCAGACGTTTTTCGGAACGTTTGTCTTTGGACTGGGGATGTTTGCCGGCGGATTCATCAGTGGTTCGATCGGTGACTATTTCACATCGCCTGAAAAAGAGACGCTGGTGCGGACGGCGTGGAATATTGAATCGCAGACAGGCATCCAGGCTTTCACTCAGAAAAACCTCGAAGGGCATCCGATTGATCTGCTCCGCGACTGGCCGGGAATCTGGCTCAGCAGTGCCGCGATCGCCCTGTTGGCGACGCTGTTGTTCTGGTTCCTCTTTCCCAGGCTCGACACGTCCCAGCGTATGGATCCGGATGAAGACCAAAGTTGA
- a CDS encoding 3-keto-disaccharide hydrolase — protein MKQFMIRALTGCCAFLILVQLGLADSKDPKWAANSVEKAGPDFQIQGEYSGILGGGDETLKYGVQVIALGDGKFEAVGYPGGLPGDGWNQEKKVSAEGVKDGNVISFKSEDGRGDLEDGKITIYDAEGTEVGVLNKVHRKSPTLGKSAPEGATVLFDEKQPEKTVKNFENGRVTEDGLLMEGVTSKKKFKDGHLHLEFQLPFMPQARGQGRSNSGCYVLGRYEVQILDSFGLEGKDNECGGIYKVGAPSVNMCFPPLAWQTYDIDFTSAKYDDEGNKTAKARITVKHNGVTVHDDREIDEPTPGGTNKDESIAGPLFLQNHSNPVRFRNIWVIEK, from the coding sequence ATGAAGCAGTTTATGATTCGCGCCCTCACTGGCTGCTGTGCTTTTTTAATTCTGGTCCAACTGGGACTGGCTGACTCGAAAGACCCGAAGTGGGCCGCCAACAGCGTGGAAAAAGCGGGTCCCGACTTTCAGATCCAGGGCGAATACTCGGGGATCCTGGGCGGTGGTGACGAAACCCTCAAGTATGGGGTGCAGGTGATTGCCCTGGGTGATGGCAAATTTGAAGCCGTCGGTTATCCCGGTGGTCTCCCCGGCGATGGCTGGAACCAGGAGAAGAAAGTCAGCGCTGAAGGCGTTAAGGACGGCAATGTCATCAGTTTCAAATCGGAAGATGGCCGCGGTGATCTGGAAGACGGGAAAATTACAATCTATGACGCAGAGGGAACCGAAGTCGGCGTCCTTAACAAAGTCCATCGCAAAAGCCCGACCCTGGGTAAGTCGGCTCCTGAAGGAGCCACCGTCCTGTTCGATGAGAAACAGCCTGAAAAGACTGTGAAGAACTTTGAAAACGGTCGCGTAACCGAAGATGGTCTGCTGATGGAAGGTGTCACGAGTAAAAAGAAATTCAAAGATGGTCACCTGCATCTGGAATTCCAGCTCCCCTTCATGCCTCAGGCACGTGGCCAGGGACGCAGCAACAGTGGCTGTTACGTGCTCGGGCGTTATGAAGTTCAGATCCTGGACTCCTTCGGTCTGGAAGGGAAAGACAACGAGTGTGGCGGGATTTATAAAGTCGGTGCTCCCAGCGTGAATATGTGCTTCCCCCCTCTGGCCTGGCAGACCTACGATATCGATTTCACTTCTGCAAAATACGATGATGAAGGAAACAAAACAGCGAAAGCCCGCATCACTGTGAAACACAACGGCGTCACCGTGCATGATGATCGCGAGATTGATGAACCGACTCCCGGAGGAACCAACAAGGATGAATCTATCGCAGGACCTCTGTTCCTGCAGAACCATTCGAATCCGGTCCGGTTCCGAAATATCTGGGTGATTGAAAAATAA